The Peromyscus leucopus breed LL Stock chromosome 4, UCI_PerLeu_2.1, whole genome shotgun sequence genome segment agttaactaataaaataaaatgacattaatgtttttgtattttatcaaaATAGGAGAACATAAAAGCAGTGGGACATTCGTATTTGTGAAATTAATATATTAGCACCTGGTTCAATTGTAGTATTGTATTTATAGTTCCTAGTGAATTTGCAAGGTACTTTTAGATATTTTTGTTCCAATTTTACACCTAGTGTGTTGCATTCTTAAAGATAGTTACTCACAAATATCAGTGCAGCCAAATAATGATGACATAGATATGATTTGATTGTGAAGTCAAGGATGTTTGCTTCTGTAAAAACAGGACctacaaaaatcaattaaaaagatGTGATTGGGGGTAGGAAGTGGCTCAAACACTAAAGTGCTTACTAGGCAAACTTGAGAACCTGGATTCAGATTCCTAGAATCCACCTAAGTCTGATGAGGAACTTACATTTATCACCCCAGTGATTCTAAAACAGGATGCGTGATGCAGAAAATTTCCCAGAAGCTTCTGGGCCAGCCTGCTTGGTATTTAGAGAGGCCAactacaagagaccttgtctcaaggtaTAATAACATATAATGACatataaagttgtcctctgactttcacatgtgtaCCATGGTACATTCctgcctgaacacacacacacacacacacacacacacacacacacacacacacacacacacagagagagagagagagagagagagagagagagagagagagagagagagagagagaaacacatttaATACAATTTAACCCATGTACTATTGACTCAAGGTACTCAATTCAGAACACACAGCTATGTATGTACAcattggaattttattcagctgtaaagaaaaaaaatatgtaattcataaataaatggatgaaactggaaaagATTATACTGAATGTCACTCAGTTACAGAAAGATAAATGCTACATATTCTTGCTCATAAAGGATCCTACATTCAAATCTTTAGATCTATGTGTTTAATTTGGATTACCTGTATTCAGGagtttgaatgggaaatgtcctCCATAGTATTGAACATTTGaagtttgaacacttggtccccagttggtggtgttGTTTGGGCAGGTTTAGGAGGGATAGTCTAGTTGGAGAAACTATGTCACCAAAGGTGGGCTTTTAGAGTTTAATGACTTGTGCCATTTCCAGTCTGTTCTGTCTGCTTAGTGCTTGCTTAATGGATATGACTTATTAGCATTCTTCTTCAGCCACCATGTTTGTTGTCTTCTGCCATAGCTTCCTGAAATGATGGCCCATTATTTCTCTGGAACTCTAAGTCCAAAGaccttcttttataagttactatggtcatggtgttttattgcagcagtagcagaaaagtaactaatacagagtcttctcaaaacaaaaaagtagaaaggGGCTATTGGGAGAAGAAGTAGAAGGGGCTATTGGGAGAAGAAATACCTTAAGTgaggggaatgagaacataggggataTGAAAGTTAAAAGGGGGCATACTGGAGTAGAAAGGTCTAAgcaaagatgaagagaaataagTAGGCAAGGGAGAGTTAACATAAATGAAGAGGGTATGAAAAAGACATATGGAAACATACTATTTTGTAAGGCaattaatataatttaagaaGAGCAAAAGGCAGAAGGGAGATATTCTGCTTTGCTGGATATGATTGTTCCTAGATGCCATAGATTGTGAAACATaatttccagtaccaggtatCCAGTATCTTCTTCTGATTTGTTGATCAGAGAGGCCTCAGAGGCTCTCCAAATTATACGGACTATAAGTGTAAGTTTTGCTCCCACCCACTGGCTCCCCAATACCCTGCAGCTGCtttccaaataactgactcagagacttaatatagaTTTTAAGTGCTTGGCCAACAGCtctggcttattactaactagctcttacattttaagttaacccatactccttatttatgctctgtcacatggcggtacctttattagcatggcatgttcatctcctgctccctctgcatctggttgGCTGCTCCAGATtccatccttcttcttcccagcattctcaatttggctttctTGCCTGACTGTATCCTGTTCGGCTATTGGCcaggcagcttctttattaaaccaattacagtgACAAAGCTTCACAGTGTATccaaggattatttcacagcaagaCTCTTGCCATTTTTCTTGGTTGCCCAACAGAACTTATTGATAAGAgctcattgctgaagacatcacagacTTTGGGTGCAAGATATAGAGGGAAATAATGCTGGAGCTAAGGTGGGAGCTTCATCCTTACTTGCTAGCGTTCATCATGTTGGGAGGTGCTACACAGTCTGCCAGGGAAGGGAAACACATCAGTGATCTTACCCAAGTATGAACTCTGTGAACTACAATACCAACTCCTAGGAGAGGTGTACCCACTACTGAAATAGTGGAACAACttttgtgggagtaaccaacaactctctgTATTTGAGGACTATTTTGCAAGAAGGAATCCAAACCTGGAGCTATAAGCCTGGTCAAAAGTCCATAGCCAGTGGAAGCCATAGCTTCTAGAGTAGGaacttattactattatttggAAAAACTGACAGTGTCCAActattttctaatatataaattcattacttattttatttattaaagcaagtTTGTTTCAAACCTTTTCCCTCTTGTTTTGGAATTAGCTAAACAAAACAAGGTTATCTACTCAAATATGCAAAACAAATTTAGTTGGCCTCACTGgatttttctttacagaatttCATGACAGCAAGTACAATTAATTTACTTCTCATTCAACAATAAAATTCCCAAGATGCAGCACACTTTAGAAACATAAACTCCCTAAAGGTAGAAAATGATGTAACTTCTGGGAATTTCATGTAGGTGAAGAACAGTCTGTTCATGAGACGAGTCATACTTGTTCTttggaaagaaaagtaagaatAAGTATGAATTAACTCCTGGAAGACCTGCCTTCTTCTTTGtgaagaggcacaggcaggactGGGGATGGCTGCATTTTGAGAGGGATTCCAGcttatgtttattatatttattaagttTATTACTTTTGTCaccttcaaagaagaaagaaacgcATTTGCATGTAAGTTCAGGTCACCTTCAAAAtccatttttgtctcttttttcacTCTTTAGGAAGTTTGAGGTGAATTAAATGGATTTGTAGGAagcaaaaaaaatgagaaaagtttgAAATGTGGCATAGAGAGGCATGAATTATCAGTTCACAACTATATTAAAatttagtgagaccttactcTGAACTGGAAGAAAAACAGAGTTGTTATGTTTAAATTAAATCAGTCTTCAAGTACACAAAACTGATACCCCTTTAGGTCACACAAGATGGGTAAGGAAATTTCCTGGGcctcccattgtgtgtgtgtgtgtgtgtgtgtgtgtgtgtgtgtgtgtgtgtgtgtgtgtgtggtgtgtgtgtgtgtgtgtgtgtgtgttggcatctGTACCTTTTTTCTAGGCCACGCTGTACTTAGGGAATGAACTGTTAAAGACAACAAGGGAGCTACACATGACAGCATAATTTGTAGCCAAACTTCATCCCCAAGCAgcatttctttgatttatttggaTTTATCAACCACTTCACTATTAGATGGGCTTTTAAGCTTTGAGCATTTTGTATTCTACAAAAATGTGTAGGCTTGCATAGGGGTATTGGGAGATTTCAAGTTCCCTGATGGACAAGTCTTAGTGAGGAAAGACCAGATGCACTGAGTTCAGTCAGAGTGAACTTCGCATGCTTTTAGGAAACATCAGTCCTGAGGCTTAGACACATCTTCTTCAATGGTTAAGGCTTTAAAAGTTTGTTCTGCACCATGATGATGAACCAGGCTTAGGTGAAATCAAATGCACTGATTCTGAAAAGGAGCTTGGCAGTAGTCAGACCTGTGAACACTGAACAGTTCTTGTCATTGTCCCAAAGCTTTTGGAGCCTCAGATTTATTATATCATGAAAACAGTCATCAGCCAGTCATTCCCACCCAGGGTGTAAAGTGACTTTGTACCTTGACGTCATTTCTGTAGTCTTTAACTACACATCTTGGAGAACTGGGTTCTTAAAAAGTGAGGTGGGGCTAAGAGTTCTCTTAGCTTCTCAGAAATTTTGAAAATCTATGGCTCTGAATTTATAACTTAGAGAGTTTCTGCCTCCTACAGTTCACATGTTTCTTTTCTCACTTGCTTCTGTCCCATACTGATGGTAACTACTTTTGTTCCATTGgctattgaaattttttttttatggagctTTAGACCATTGTCTGCAATttcattttagattatttttaattatagagGCCATATGTATATACTTTCTCTTTGTGCTAAAATCTTAAAATTGCAAGCAGAGCTGAATTAAAGGTTGAGTCTGTTTTGATTATTCACAAAAATACATTCCCTTGGTCCTTTGTGCTCACAGAAATGCCTTttgattttatgtctttttttctgaactctttttattttatttaagcaaAATTTAAGTAGGTATAGTGAAAGAAAACTTCTGAGGGTTTAAAAATATTCCTAATATTGCATTGTAGGCATAATTTCATGAATCTCTTCTTTTTAATAGATGTTTGAAGAAATGACTAATTTTGTagaatatgtgcatgcatgcctttgtgaatgtgtgcatgcctgggtACAtggtatgtgcatctgtgtgtctgtctttgtgtgtgtatgtaagtccaagtgtgtgtgtgtgagtcaaaggacaaccttgggtattgGTCCTTTCCATCATGTTGATACaggttctcttgttctttctcattaTGTATACCAGACCACCTGGCTTGTGAGCTTCTACAGATTTTACTATCCTCACCTCTGATGTTACCACAGGAGTTCTGGGATTGAAAATGCATATTATTGCATTTGGCTttatgcaggttctggggatcaagttTGTTCTGCAAGTACTTTAGCCTCTGAACATTCTCTGCAACCATGGAACTGACTAATTTTGGCAATTTCTTAGAATGAGCACACAAAGTTTACTTACTTCTAAAGAATCAATTGCTAGTAGCTCATCGGGTGTGGGTGGGGCCTCAAAGCTCTTCCAGATTTTCTCttaggaagttgactgacttgGTCTTGTGAAAGTCTTGTACTGGTACCTATAGATACTGGAGTTAATGAATGCAATTACTATGCCATGTTAAAAAAGACagcacctccccacctccccatcctcctgtTTTTACACTATTCCTAGGGAATCCTTTATGGTGTACTCTTGGGGATGGTTAATGTAGATGTCCCAGTTAAGGCTAAGCACATACTGCTAATTGCTCCAGCACTTTgatcagttatgagtctctgcattagttGCTGACCAATGCAAAAAAGTAGCTTCCACAACTAAGGCTGACAGTAGCCTAGATTTatgaatttcaaaacaaatatttaaaaagtggtttggCAATGTAAGTGGATATAAATTGCTGGGCAGAAAATATTACTGTTGCAGTTTCATTCCTGAGATTGTGAAAGAGAAATCATTTTTCACATTTGTTGGGCTTTGGCATTTCTGCTCATATTGAGTGATACTGTTTTAATGTTTATCCCTCATTCCATTTATTAATGCTAATTTGACACATGTACCTAAGTCAGCTATGGTCACcttattttttctattcttttgccATCATGTCTTTGTTTATCCTCAGAAGAATACATACTGCTCTGATTATTGTATCTTTCTaatttgttttgatatttgtCTAATGGAAATTTTCCCTCTATTTTGTTTTCAGCATAGCTTTGGCtgattttgaacatttttctcttccatAGATTTTGCAATTGGGTGTTGCATTGTAGTTTGTGTTCAGATTTTTGTTTGGAATtgcactgaatttgccaaataattTGATGAGACTTCTAGCTAAATTAGTCTAGGAAAAATCAGATGTAAATGTGTCTTCTGACAAAATCAGTCCATAGGCATGATGGACATTACACATCTAAGCCAGGTGAAAATCAACTCACTGTTGTGTCAATGAGAAAGGCTGAGTTTAGGTGAAATGGTTATGAAGCAAAATTTGATTGCCTGAAAGCAAAATGGGTCAAAAGTGAGAGTGCCACTACTTACGTGTACACAACAGGTAGATGTGGGATTTGTTCCTTGTAAACCACAAATTTAGGAACAGTGCATCTGTGAGCATCCTATTTGCCAGTCTGCATGTGTCACAGATTAACAGTGTCTCACTTTGTCAATGTAACATAGATCTTCCACGAAAGAGTGCAACACTTCAGCTACTGATATAATTTCAAGCAATGGAGAATAGAGAGCCTAGTATTAAAAATTCTCATGGGGTAAAGATTAATAGTCACAGACAAGAATGTGCTGCTAGGATATTGAACAGGTGCAAAATATCCATGTGAAAAATGTTACTTCCTTCTGACGTCACAGTGAGTTTATCTGTGTCTGTAACCCAAGCCTGAAGAACAGTCCAGTGAGTGTTTGCTTTCCCAGTGagagaatttgttttgttttgtcctctgGAAGGAAATGTATCTATCTTTACCACTGAGATTttcatgtatacatttatatttccaatttatttagtcatttctttgtttcattgagaaCTCcgtaatttatatttttacttaaaaacttttaagacaactttaaaaaccatttttGCCAAACTGAGAATGGAGCCTTGTACATTCTTGACTatttctctaccactgagccactttcTAAGCTCTTTTCACAGAAAATATTCCATTCTGGGTTTATCGATGATTATTTTAACAACTGATATTTATAATATGATTTTTTCCTACTGAAACTTGTTCgctgttatttttttcatttttcacactCATCATCTACTGCTTTGTTGGACGGTTCTAACTCCATTGTATTGATAAATTTTATTACTTGacaatatcatatatatatgtataatatattttgattatcttCTCCCATATTTTCTTAGCACCTCCCCATATCACTTCCCCAAACTATCTTAGTtgatttttcaaagttttctAAATAGTGACATTTCActgagtttttattttctgtaattatttatttcaaaaagatttatttaattttaatttgtgtgtgtgtatgtacacatttaTGTTCATAGATACCCATGGATGCCAGATGAgcacatcagattccctggagcaggAGTAGCTAGCAGGTGTCTGGGAGATACCAACATGGGTCTTAGGAACTGAActgagatcctctggaagagcagtgagtgctctgaaccactgagccatctaggcAGTCCAGACATTTCTGTACTTCTTATATGTTGTTTCCTTTATAGGTTTTATAGAGTGTTGTAATCTCTATTATTATGTTCAATCCATAATTTCTATGCAACCTCATGTGACATGATTATATCAGTGTCTACACTATACATTTTCAGGGAGATTGTCCTTATTAAGTTAAGTGCTTCTATAATTAGGATCAAACCTAGAGCCTGGCATTTAGTAAGAAAGGTATTGTTTCACTCAGCTTCCACCCAAGcacaaatgattattttttaatttctagtttGGACAGGTTATTTGAGAACTTCTTATTTAATTCTTTGCAAAATTTCATGAAAATAACAATAatgcttttctcttttgtctgtAAAAGCAGTGGATGGTTTTACAGGTGATGTTGAGGCATTTCATACTTACACcctgattttctctttttcacaCTTAAACTCTTCTGATAATAAACATTCAATTTGctagtatatatattttttgaatcCTAAAGTCCAGTGCTTGTGACTTCAGCCTGTAGTTTCTTCTCTTGTGCGTGATGGAGCAGTTTGAAGACATGACCAGCCTATAGTTCTCCATTTTTGTTGCCATAGAGACAGACCTTGCTGATGGCGGATGACAACTACACGAGGATCAcagaattcattttcattggctTGAGATACAACCCTAAGCTCCAGGTGTTCCTCTTcttgctctttctgcttttttaCCTGGTTACTATGACAGGAAACTTGGGTATGATCGTTCTCATTCGTGTAGATTCCCGTCttcacactcccatgtacttttttctcAGCCATCTGTCATTTGTGGACATCTGCTTCTCCTCAGTCGTGGGCCCCAAGATGCTCACGGATTTCTTTGCAGAACGGAAAGCCATCTCTTTTCTGGGCTGTGCCTTGCAGCAATGGTtctttgggttctttgtggcCATTGAGTGCCTTCTCTTGGCatccatggcctatgaccgctatgtggccatctgtaacCCACTGTTGTATTCGGTGGCCATGACCCAGAGGCTCTGCATACAGCTGGTGGTCGGACCCTATGCTGTTGGTTTCTTCAACACCATGACTCACACTACAGCTGCTTTCCGACTTCCTTTTTGTGGCTCCAACATTATCAATCATTTCTTCTGTGACATGTCTCCTATCCTTTCCCTCATATGTGCTGACATTCGGATCAACAAACTGTTGGTGTTCATTGTGGCAGGAGCTGTCTTGGTTGTCAGCAGCACCACCATCATAATCTCCTATTTTCACATCCTCATGGCCATCCTGAGGATCCGCTCCgctgaggggaggaagaaagccttctccacctgctcGTCCCATGTCACAGCGGTTTCCATTTTGTATGGGACTCTGTTCTTTATCTATGTGCGGCCAAGTGCCATTTCTTCTCTGGACCTCAATAAGGTGGTGTCTGTGTTCTACACAGCGGTGATTCCCATGCTCAACCCACTCATCTACAGCCTCAGGAACAAAGAAGTGAAAGCAGCCATGGGCAGGACAGTCACCAAGGCCAAGttttttctcaaaaactaaattgtcatcaagaacagaaaacagattCAAGCCAAAGCTGCTAGACATGCTTTAATCCACTTAGACATCATCTCAACGTAATAGAGTTTGCAGAATTTGTAATTGACAAGTTTTTATTCTTCCACATGACATTTATTTTACtaactaaaatacattttattttactaaatttactaaataaattttatttattttattttatcattcatcATGTAACTATGAATAAAACTTCCTACTTAAGCatgttttttctccttaaaatatatttattattgtaaGTAAGATAAAATCTAATAAATAAAGGAACAACCAGATATGAGTGGTACATTGTAGCATGTATGTTCCTTTTTCCTACATGTAAAATTGAAAGTAACAAGCAAAATACTTTGCTTAGATTGAAAGTaatttcaattaaatgctttcctcatTTAATTTTCTGCTTGCATAATCTATTTTCATGCTAGTTTCTTGAGTCAACATCgaagtaaaacaaacaacagctgaTAAAATTTATGGACAGCTTTACTGACTTTCTGCCAACTTGAACACGTTGAAGCTGTCAAAACCAGGAAGGGTCCAGATTTGAACAAAATACCTTAGATGTTTGTATGAAatgctcaaagaattaaaaaaaaatctggttcatttgaaaagataaaattgataaaaatatgcTTGAAAGTGACACTTTGAAGTAAATCAGAatctatgattatttttaattatactgaTTGGTtgtgatataaaatatataattatgtcAATTATATGCCTATTAACAAGATTTATAGCTGGTGAGATAAAATCAGGTGGAGCATGTTGTAGTGATATAAGGAAAAACTAGGCTGTAGATTTATCTGAAGCCCTGCCCACAAAGATTTCCCAGTGAGGTTGCTGGGTCATTTCCCAGAGAGGTTTGTTGGGTCATGGTGTACCTGGTCAGGAGACCCTGAAGGAAAACAGCCTCATGGTCCTTTCTTCTTCACAGGGCAGTTGGAGCTGCTTTGAGTGCTGTAGTCACTCTAAATCCAGCACTTTACTAGAGTTGAGAATAGACTGGTTTGGGTTCAGACTGGTTGATCAACCTCTCCTGGGAACTGCAGACCCaaacaggtcagaggacaaataaACAAGGCTCAtcatgcctgtctgctgcaaTTATCACGGAGAGAAGGCCTGGATTATGAGCCAGGTTgctaaggaaacagaaacagtgcCAATAGGAGAATATAAAACTGACTCATATTGTAGCTCAAGAAAGTTCTTCCATTTAActaatattgtttattttctaaacaatTAGATGGAGGCTAGGATGAGCAATTTCAGATATGCGTGTGTTTGCCACTTttagtaaaaacaacaaaaattatcaaaGCTTGGGCTGTGCTTGACAGCAAAGGTTCTTTGAATCTGTGTTTTCTTCAGAATTCCTGTCATCTGTGGCCCACACCCCTTCTGTGTGACTGGTACATCACACCGACACTGTGTCACAGTGGTGGGCAAGCTTTCAACTCTGTGCTCACCGTCTTCCCACTTTCTTCATCTCCTAATTCTCCTACCATTGCATAGTCTGGTACCCCATCCAGTGTCTCTTAACATAAGATTATTAGGGTGTCTTTaactgtctaaaataataaaataatgagagAGTCTTATATTTTTGTCTACTAGTTTGTTATTCTTCAATTGTGTAGTTTAATTGGTGTTCTAActgtctgaatatatatatatatatatatatatatatatatatgtgtgtgttgtgtgtgtgtgtgtgtgtgtgtgtgtgtgtactgagaatGCTTTCTGCTCTTGGAAGGTTCATATTCTTTGTCTTGCAATTGTGATAAAAATCCATCCTCTATGGAGA includes the following:
- the LOC114710069 gene encoding olfactory receptor 1009, coding for MADDNYTRITEFIFIGLRYNPKLQVFLFLLFLLFYLVTMTGNLGMIVLIRVDSRLHTPMYFFLSHLSFVDICFSSVVGPKMLTDFFAERKAISFLGCALQQWFFGFFVAIECLLLASMAYDRYVAICNPLLYSVAMTQRLCIQLVVGPYAVGFFNTMTHTTAAFRLPFCGSNIINHFFCDMSPILSLICADIRINKLLVFIVAGAVLVVSSTTIIISYFHILMAILRIRSAEGRKKAFSTCSSHVTAVSILYGTLFFIYVRPSAISSLDLNKVVSVFYTAVIPMLNPLIYSLRNKEVKAAMGRTVTKAKFFLKN